Sequence from the Acropora muricata isolate sample 2 chromosome 10, ASM3666990v1, whole genome shotgun sequence genome:
TTGGATTCAAAGGTCGGAAATGCATTCAGTGCGCCTTTGCTTAGAGATGCTCTTCTGTCTTCACCGTTGTTGATTAATTCGCTGTACGTTTCTTCATAGAACATTTTGATTAGAAGTTCTTCATTATTGCCTGGTATTGTCTTCAATAAGAAATCTTCGATGAAGGCGTTtgtcgctctttttttttttctttttttttttttaaacaatacaCATTTTAGAAAGACGAGATACAATATACGGCGATAAACAGTTGGTCTTACCCAGCCTGTTTGTACATTGAAAACTCAATCATTCACGCTTCGCTTTTGTTGACATAAACGTTGCCCAACATAATTTTTGTCAGTAACGTAGTGTGACTGACGATTACAATCCTTTGATAAACGCTTACAGATATAAGTCAAGAATTGATGATGTCTGTAATTCGCCGGATGAAGAAGTTTGACCCGTTGCCGATTCCGTTTCAATCGGTACCAATTGAAACGGAATCTGAAAAAAGCGGGACCCGATTGATCGGCATCGGCTTCGGTGTGACCCGATATTTGGACGCCTTCCCTTATATGGCATATCACAGTCTTAATGGGAAAAATTAGTTATGACATAATTATGATGACAGtcttaaagggaaaaaaaatatttgcaggCTTGTCTTGTGTAATGACTATTGTGTGTGCTGACCCAGACTATATGGTCTAAGTAATTGTAAACATATGTAATATTTATAAACTGTCTGCCTATCATTACTTATCAGCTATCCTTAAGGCAGCCAGTGCGctcctattttatttttatatctaGCAAATGTATTTAACTAGGTATTAGTGAGAGAAATAgacttgttgttattgttatatttCCAAGAAGGCATTTAAATTCAGATAACACTTGAAAAATTGTAGACATAATTATGTATGGAAACTAAtgggatgagaaagcgacgtttcgaccgttcaacggtcattatcaagcaaagtgaagataaaaatttctataagtactaattatatagtaaaacaaagaagtgaagtgacaaatgtaaaagcacaaaaatgtaaaaaacggggtattaaaaacaataagagcatacaagaataagataaaaagaaaactatttaaaaactttcgcacgaattgaatcacgttgtacgttgagacttggtctcagttcgttaataaaaaacatctcatagatgagacagtcaaacttgctgttgcattttttgagtatggtaaaatttgtagtgagatctttcggtgtcgaagaatgtttgtcacggaaatgcttgccaatagAAGAAGAGGTGTGTCTATGTTCGTCCACGCTTTGATGTAAGTGCCGTCGTGTAAAGCCAACATCAcctgcatcacacaggtcacatttaaatttgtaaacaagggATTGTTGGTTTACAAGCGGCGGTTTGGCTTCGCGTAATTTCAGGTGTTGATTGATCTTCTGGCTGACAAACACAGGCTGGAtggttttgtgaattttctggCTCAGATCATTGAGTTGTGTTCGTACAATATCAGCAGAGGCCTGGTCTTTAAACGGCAGGACAAGGCGGACAGGATCTTGCATGTTGGTAGCAGTTGGTAATCTagaagttggttgatcagatgcTTTATCAGCAATGAAGCGAGTGATAGTGGAATTAACCAACTTGTCTGGGTAATCCAGTCTGGAGAACACAATTTTAAGCCGATCACATTCCTCGGAAAAGTAGGACCAGTTGGATGAGAGGCGGAAGGCACGGTCAAGCATAGTTTTCAATAAGCCGCGCTTGTAGCGATCGTCAACATGGCTCTTGTAATGAAGCAGAAGCCCAGTGTTTGTGGGTTTGATGTAGGTTTTGGTCTGGATTTGAGTAGATTTATTCAGCAGTTGTATCCCAAGAAACGGAAGCATTCCGTCATTTTCGATCTCCATAGTGAACTTGAGGGAAGAATGACAATTGTTTAGAGTCACAAGAAAATTATCAGCTGATAATTTGTCCGGCATAATAGTTAAAGTGTCGTCCACATATCTCCTATAGTAAGTGGGCATCTTGCCTTCACGCTCCAAGGTTTCCTCAATGCTACACATAAAAACATTGGCCAGTAAGGGTCCGAGGGGGGAGCCCATTGCGACACCGTCTGTCTGCTCGTTAAGCTGAGccagaaaattcacaaaaccaTCCAGCCTGTGTTTGTCAGCCAGAAGATCAATCAACACCTGAAATTACGCGAAGCCAAACCGCCGCTTGTAAACCAACAATcccttgtttacaaatttaaatgtgacctgtgcgatgcaggttatgttggctGTACACGACGGCACTTACATCAACGCGTGGACGAACATAGACACACCTCTTCTTctattggcaagcatttccgtgacaaacattcttcgacaccgaaagatctcactacaaattttaccatactcaaaaaatgcaacagcaagtttgactgtctcatctatgagatgttttttattaacgaactgagaccaagtctcaacgtacaacgtgattcaattcgtacgaaagtttttaaatagttttctttttatcttattcttgtatgctcttattgtttttaataccccgttttttacattttcgtgcttttacatttgtcacttcacttcgttgttttactatataattagtacttatggaaatttttatcttcactttgcttgataatgaccgttgaacggtcgaaacgtcgctttctcatcccattagtttttattacaaaatgttttaaaaaacctctACTTTTAAGAATTATGACTTAAATTGTATGGACAAAGATTATGATCTGTGAGACAGAAGGTCCATAGGCTTTTTACTAAATCCActcatctttaaaaaaaaaatatttgtgtgTCAATTATATGCCATTCTTGATTGATGTCCGATtttattggaattttgaaagCAGCTATTGCAGTCAGAAAGTTCTGAAATCGACATCAGAAACCAAATTTCCTATATTAATTTTGGAGAAGCTCCTTAAAATACAGTGCTTTACTACCTTTGAAATAACAATTTGGGATCGTTTTAAGGTAGGAAAAATCTCTGAAtagttaataaaacaaaaatggatACATAGAGAGATCAGGAATCAGACATGTACTGTACATCTCTACAAATTTACGCATACagtattaattttgtcataatATTTCGATTTCCCCAGAGTTTCAATCCttttggtattattattattattatgaatcaATAAAAGtgattatatttttttgtgtCGCCTTCTTTTATCATTTCAGTACTTCAGAGCagacttttattttttgaaagaaaagctTGCATTTAGAATTTTGTTGCATGTGATCTGATTAAAAGCATAGCATCGCTTCAGGCCCAGCTACCCTAATCATCACAGGAACAGTCAGGTTGTGGTTAATTACTGAAAGAGTGAGTGtgcttttgcttttctttaagCTAATCTTGCATCTGTAACAGACATTTGAAATTAAAGTTTAATTTTTGGTCGGTGTGTATAGTATTAAAGTTGAGGTCGATGTTCTAGTGTGAGACTTGAAAGGTTGACTTACACACCAGAAAGTACACTGCAGTATGTGACTTTAAATAAATTGCTTTAAGTACATTGACAGCATTATGCATTGCCTGCACCATTTTTTATTTGCACAAAAATTTTCAATGTCCAGGTTAATAGCATAATATTCATGCCCAGTTTTTATGGatacattttaaaatttgtaaatATTACAGGCAGCCTTTGAGAAAGCCAAAATTATTCTTTAAATTTAACCAGTTTACTATCATCATCATTCTGTTAACATAGGCagccaataatattattattattattattttaagcaatagaaaacgttttctgtgtttgtgtagcctgatataaacatgaGGGGGGCTGGGAGAATTCAAGATAGTTATGCAAATCCGAGATGAAGTGGAGGGTTTGCacaactgtcgagaattctcccaaccccttaagtgtttatatcagtctgtgcaaacacaggaaaaaagttttctattgcttttataaaaataacttcctctaagaACTACAACaagggaaaagataaaaaaattcattttactgatcaaaacgtaccttcctacaacattgatttgacaatgggatttctaaactgaccaatcaaaacttacctTTTGAAAATCCAgtggtggcgtgtttacaactcgtgtatctttacatCACAgtcaaccatgtttacatactctcatgcaaacatgCCTCTAGGCAAATCACAGTGCTCATATACTAAGTTATTTTATTAAGAAAAATAACTTATAATGAACTGGCATTTATATTAATTTGCTGCAACCATACAGTACTTGTGATCAAGATTGAGCTTTGTACAAAACagttttgcttgtgttttttaGTTTTACTTGCTAGTGATTTTACGGATTACTTTTCTCAGATTACTTTTAAGTAAGCCTTTAACAAGGCTCCAGTGGATTCACTTACAGAACTTGTTACAGGTTAAAATTAAGTTTACTAggttatttcatttttaatctAGGGTAATTTCTTCTTACTTAGGTTGATGTTTTTGCAACCTACGTAGTTTATTCTTAAGGTAGAACTAACACCTGTTCAATAAATTTAGGGGTTAGGGTCAGGGCTGGGAGttcaaaatgtggtaaggacaaaataaaatttagaGAATAAAAAAGTAGTTGGAACGATTGATATAGAAGTATCAGGGTAATTCATAATTTATGGGATGCTGTAGGGTGGATATGGAACTgagcaaataattattagtcatgTAAAAGCGAAAAGGAACAAACTAGGAGATAAGCAAGTAAAGTCCTTTCTAATTATGTATTGGATTCTTTTTGAGATCGAAATTTAGAACTTAAACAGGTGAAAAAAGTCAGCCaaggtaaaaaataaaagcTACATATTAAGTTAGAAATAACCGAAACTTAAATTTAGTCTGTACAGTGTAGCAATTTTGTACTGTATATAACAACTGTCATTGTTTGACAAGAATAAGTTGGTCACACAGACTTCTGATTCAGCATAATGCTTACTTTTTATTGGCATTAAttctgctttgttttttttttatctgtttattattattactattattattattattattactagtgttgtttttatcttttcattattattttcttgctcCCATAAATTGTGTGTTTTGACTTTGTTGATTGACAAACCTGTCTTatattaaagtgctactatgacgaaaatcacatcttatctattgaagccattttaagacataaacaagtagcctgcatgagaagaaaaatgctggttactattttcaaatatgtcTTTTAGTTTCAGAGATattgaagtttttaaaatatgcaaatgaacaatttgattcccatggcaacatactgggttccagacctccccaatattaaaggtatttcagGCCACCCTCtgcattcaattttcatattttcaaatggtgcctgatatacatgatccaacaagcatataaatatgttagcttgagtgtGTGGCCTCATATTATGTTTTTTGAGCTGAAAATcgcttacatattgaaatcaaatgggtggggactggaaaagagtgagttgccatggcaacaaaatgttttaaagccttaggtgtgttttctatagaactgttagcctgccaagtttcaatgatcagTGCTGCAAATTGGctaagatagctctatttaaaCAAATGATGTTAtgttgggttgagtgtatgacatcatcagtcatctcatttgcatactttacacatttttcaaacttgaatatctctggaactaatgcaggtatttgcaaacggtgaacggcgttttcattctttcaaagAATTCTATGCagtacacctaaaaaatcaggagtaaaaatttgatcatagtagcactttaacacCCAGTATAAATGCAGGCACAATCCAGGGATCCATTTGTGTCTTTAATAAAACTGTAGTTGCTGACTGTGCTTGTAGGTAATCTGGCTATCAGGTGAACTATTAAAGAATTCTACTCCTGGTGTAGAAGGTCTATGTCAAGCTCTCCTCAGGCAAATCTCTGGTGGTGATAATTCCGTGTCAAATGTCTGGCTTGCTGAGAACGTATTGGGATTATTAAACAGCAACAGGTTTGTGGTACCATAGAACTTTCCTAAATTACATGCAAACTCCTCACTATAAACAAACTCAATCAAAGCTCAAATTCCCCAAGATTCACCTCTGGCTTTTCATCATTATTAAATTTTACTCTCTGCAAACTCAATTTACTTGCTTGCTCCAACTACAGTACTTCAACTCTGTTCATTGTTTTAACATGTACTTTACATTATATTTATTACATTGTATTCAGTTGTCCATTTGTTTCCTATGATTGTATTTAATGCTTTTATGAAAAGCATCAGAAATTTCTCACTGGACTGACTTTTCATTATCACTGATCATCAATATGAAATCCCTGCTACAGATTAAATTAAAACAAGTTGTGTTTGGTTAAAATGGTGTTTAAATTGTTTGACTTTGATTGATGATCAAAAATTTCCATACTTTCTTAccctaataattattttgatggTGGGTTTCTGTTTGTGTATCTAACAGCATTTTTACAGTATTGCTCAAAATGTAAGTTACCAGTGGCATAGCGTTTCTGTGCAATGCGATTCACTTAGCATGATAATCATTAAAACATAGCATGTATGCCATAATTTAGGTTTAATTTGCTCTGTGATTGACAATTTTGCACTTGCACATTCAATTTACAGTAGTCACCAGCTTCAATAGTGTGAAGGAAGGTCACTCAAATTTCTTCCTCAGACAAAAATTATTAATCTGAACCCAATTACACATTATTTTTGTGATTTACCAAACGGTTGTTTGCCAATTAATTAAATGGTTTGATTTTCTTATTTTGAATAGATCTTAATATCAATTGAGCATTTATTTGCCTCAAATGAACTGTGATTAAtaatttgttgttattgttgtgtaTCACATGTATTCAGGTTATGTTTTCGCTTGGTAAAAATTTGCGAAAAACCCGCAAAcccagccttctcaaaaccggccagctgccggctcaatgagccgcctcctctaGAGGTTTGACCATCTCCATTCCAGGcagaaaatatattatttttgttttgttaccgaCAAGGAACAGAAAAAACCTGAAAAAATGCCTaagagttgaattaaaaaaaggcCAAGCGAAGAGTTTATGTGTGGTTACgctgtggtttttttttgcaggctCTTGGACTTTCTagtttgttatatatttagacaGCAGTCACAAAGCATCCTATGCAGCAGCGTTTGACCACGATGGCGCCCGAAACTGAAAACAGaacattaaaaacaacaaatactttATTTTGAATAGGCTAGCGCAAGCTCAATCTGTAGTCTGTTGGTGTGtgttggttttctgtaaacAGTGGTACATAAGGTCTTTGATCTCTTTGGTGAACTTATGTCAACCTTTTGTTTGTTGAGGTGTACTGCCATAATAGTATCTTCAACATAATGTTGATCATCGGTGGTTTGCATGagtatttcagccacaacattGGAAAATTAAAGGATGAGCCCATAGCTGTCTCATGTTATTGATTGTAAtgttttccattgtattgaaaGTACTGTAAAGATGTTAGGCACAGGCATAGTACTCTAAGTCCATTAGGCCATTTATAGGTAATGGTGgttgaaaaatgactttttgATGGCAGTCTTGGTATAGTCAAGGGCtagttgaagtggtatgctaGAGAAAAGACAAAGGATACTAACTTGCGGTTTTCAGGTATCTCGACTATCATCTTGATAGCATCAATGACATTCTCAGTGGGTTATTTTGTTTGTGCATTCATTAGTAAAAGGCCTAAGAATACTGCTTAAGTGTTTGGAGAGCTGGTACATGAGAGATCCACAGAACAAGACTATGGTTCACATTGGCATAATTATTAGGTTTGTGTAGCTTAGGTAGTGTGTAGAGTTTGGTTGGTTGTGGTTCAGGGTACCCAAGTCTGCAATAAAGTTGCATGTCAATGGTGTCAGTCATTTTGAGGTTAAGTACGGTAGTTTGTTGTTGAGTCTTCATTGGAGTGCTACCATATGTTTCAGTGGTTCATTTGTCAGTTTGTCATTGACCAGTGTGTCCATTTTGTCTTGAAGAATTAGTCTTTTTTGTTCATTATGAACAAGCAACAGTAACATTTCAGCTGTTGCCACAGCAATGATACCATACATGAAAGGAACTTCCTTACAGCATACAAGGTGCTCACAGACCTATAATGACACTTACTATTAACAAAATGTCAAAGACAAAGAGGACCCCAAGGACAGACAGGGAGCAGTATTTAAGATCACATGCTGCAATTGCCAGGCCACTTACGCTGGTGAGACTGGCAGAAACCTAAGCACATGACTTACAGATCACAAATGAGTAACTGAAAATGTTGAACTCAATAAAAACATTGCTGAATATCATTCAAAAACAAATCACACTATCAACTGGGGCTCTGCTGCATGCTTAACCTGCTGTATGACCTATTACCACTTGAAACTGGTATACAAACTTACACAGCAAATGCCATTGAACAATTACCTGTGTCTTACACTTGAAACCTGATAATTATACAAACTTATGCAGCAAACTACATTGAACCATTGCCTTCTTGTGCCTTAGAAAGGATTACTCAACAGAAGACCTTAACTATGTACGCCCTTGTTCTCTCTCAGCATTCAACCTACTGCAATCGTCAATTACAAACCTCATCTTGGAAATTTCACTTGATTAATTTTGTTGGGTCAGGccctaaaatttattttgatagGTCCATGACACCACCTCTTATCCTACAGGCACTGGAAAGGTTTGTTTGCTTCTCAAGGCCCAGTGAGACTCATTATTATACAACTCATTATTATAATTCTGTTTTCAGAATCATTAATATACCTACTATCTTGTTTTTTGATgagccattgttttgtattttcttcctttttatttaCAGGGCTTGGCTGGAAAGGAATCCAATGCTTCTTGCAACAGCTGTTTATACTTTTCTTCGACTACTGGAAGACCATGAAGCAGCACCTTTAAAAAATCTGCAGCAAATGGAAATTGAATTTTGTGTAGCACTTCTGAGGGAAAAGGTAAAGTAAGTGTACAGTaggtttaactttttttttaaggaactGTGAATGGTTTCATGAGAAATCAGCATGCTTCCTACAAATGCAAGTACTGTAGcctacaaatatttttttatgcaGTACACATGCACATCACACGAAGTCCTGGGTTCCTTTTATTCCTTATAGGGGAGCCCTGTATATGCTTGTAGAGCACCACAGGCATATACAAAACTGTAAAGTAAACTCTGTAGCTCTCAAATCTCAATGCATTGAAATGCATAGAGAGTAGCAGTGAAAAGGTTACTTGAGATAACAATGTGCCTTATTGTTAAATTCATCGGCAAATTGACAGtataaatgacattttgacACTGTATTAGGTTCCTTTAGAGAAGTGTCAAGTGTTTAATGATTAATagtatacatgaaaaaatttctccattctaaTTGGTTAAGAgaagtgcagttttttttttttaagacagtgcagaaaagagttaattcagtgcaaaaagaggaaacaaaccaagcattctgattggtcaatgatcagagaaactcacagatggccaatcaaatcttttgttttcaaatcaagcccACGCCCTGGATGACGCAATTGAtggtgcaatttttccctgattgtgtgatacgcgtgcgttccttctgctcaaccatctcgaaatttttacATACCGGTATATATTAATAACTAATCatatgatttttcttgtgcaatttggagaAAAAGCCCTTtgggctcatgcaattttgtaagtcgttgaaaaatttactcgtacttatttattccaaataattgcacttgaaatcatgtgattacctatacaaagaTAACACAATAATACAGGATAATAATAAGGATAATTCAGAAATAGAGGATAATGATAAGGatcgattaaaaaaaatacagtttCTCTAAAATGTAATATTATCTAAATGCAAGCTAAGGCATAACTTTGGCCAGACAGAGGGAATTACTttgtaatcattattattgtgtggGAGGTTGAAAAACGAGCCTCTCTTACTGAAGTAACCTCCCTGCCAACAAAGGAAAGTTTACAGTACCGCTATTTGTACATTTGCATACACAATACTGTGTCTTTACCAATCATGTTTACCTTGGAATGACCGCAGAACAACTGTGGTGGATGAAAACCGAGGTAAAGATGAAAGCCACGGTCTATGAATTGCAGTGATCTGCCGTAAAAAGGTAGTGGTAAACGTGGCCATTGTTTGTGTCATTGTTTACTTTCCCCAAGCAGCATTTGTGTGAACATTGTTTCTAAAGCACCAACAGCCGACCTAGCTATGACAACATTGACTGAAAATGTCTctcaaacaatttttgtttcaataattttaattatgcTGATGACCTTTTGTTACCAGTGTCCCATTCTTAATTATTTCAGTGAAAAGGGAATGGGAAGTGCTGAAATACAGTATGTTTATTGACTTGTTTCACTAACTTCGATCATGATACCACCATGGTGAATGAAAAAAGCTTGTTCTTTTCTCTTccgtaattattatttacttttcatatgacaataattatattttttgttgACTGCAAACGGCAACATACTGTATGTTAATCTGCTTTCGTGACATCATACATACAGGCTTTTGTCACAGCATCAGATTTTTGCCACACCAAGATGAAAAAATACAAAGCTCTTTCTTTAGAAGCCTGAATcggattttcttttttttttttttcgcggtgATGGACTGATGACCAAACAAGAAATGGTCAAAGGGTGGTTATAACCTCCTCTAAGCATGCAATGGAATATTAAAGCTCTATAGTGCAAGAGTAAGCTTAGTGAAGTTTGCATTTGCTGTCAAAAAAGAATCTCCAAAAAGGGAACCTTGATGCTCAATGATCAAAAACATCTAAAAACACTTCAATTTTGGTCAACAATGTGTCGAACCTTTTATCAATGCGATCAGCACAAGTATCCAGATTCCTGTGATAACATTTCCATGCTTTTTTAGCTCAAATTTCAACTGGACAGCAGCACACATGGAGAAAGCTGAAAATCCTTCTTCTAAATGAATGAAAAGACCTTAAACTCCCAAAAATTAATTGcgtgtaaatttctgttttcaCTGGTAACATCTTTTACACCAAGTTATTTCAGCACACTCAAGCACAAAAGCTGCCTTTTTCTCAGGAGTTTCAACAAAGGGTAGAGCATATCCCTCACGGATAACTCTCAAAACCCAAGTAGGTGCTTTATTCCGTTCCCAAAAGGCAACTAGGTGGCCTCTGACTTCCAGACTGGGCTGTTTAGGGGCACCataaacaaaattgaacaactTAAAGTCCAAAATATCAACGTTACAGTATGTGAACTTTTAACTATTAAAACTCTTTGAACAGTCGTATTCACTTGCTGATGACAGTACTACCTGGCTCATTGTGAGTGACAGGCAATCTACAAATGGGGGTGATGTTTCCTCTTGACTGCAACAAAAACATGTGGAATCTGAGCTAGAAAAATTGACATCCTTCAAATTCCTTTGCGACGAAGTTGGAGGGCCTAATCTAGATTGCACTCATTGTGGTTAAAGTACAGTTTgcctgcttttttgtttttcttccttcaTAGATTTGCTTTCTTTAATAGCGCGACATTTTTGTGTCGTTGTCTGAGTCACTAGCTACTCGCTCCTCCATGTAACAATCAACGGTTTCCCAACcctattaaatttttttctgcaagTTTTATGTGCTTGTTATGTTGGACTAAAACGGGTTtacattaataaaattattctgAGTAGTACAATGTTCTGACATATTCAGAGCATTCTTGATCTTTTTTATGACACTTCTGTTAATGTCAAACTGAATCTTgtttatgaatttctagtttctaaagaaactgtggtgctgcgtcggtgggagagatgaaaacaaaaatttgggtttatcaaacgagttgataaaggttgaattaccaccgtgaaagatttagaaagctgacgtttcgagcgttagcccttcgtcagagcgaatagaggaattgtgggttgttgtggtttatataagagtgtagaggagctttgccattggtgaagatatggtcacatgaagttgtgaataaattagtggaatgaaaggcgttcattgattccgtgaggagagagtgtacccagttgaaaaattaatttttgttcgagatttttgcggctttctgtgttcccgtggtgtaagtaaagcccgcaaatagtcatgttgtggtgggagtggttaggaagattgaaatggcgcgcgactggtttggacgcatctgtgttgttttgttctgcgtctcgtaggtgttcaaaaaatgccgccatgatgttcataaactaaaatctaattgcaacaccaaactctcgaacctctccaaagaagaatggactgccctcataaatctcaaaaaccgaaaagacctcgtcatcaaagcagccgacaaaggcggcgcgaccgtcgtttggcgcaccgacctctaccaacaagaagcaattcgccaactttcggacccaactttttacaccaaagtcaacaaagaccttactcccgccaaccaaaaaattgtcaaagacactattcaagaactcataagaaaacaagaactacccgtcaccgctcagaatctcattatcactactcctaggacctcgtgcatttatttcaaacctaaaattcacaaacccaacaacccaggccgcccaattgtttcagcatgcagttgccctactgaacttatctcgagctatttagacaaagtcatgacacccatagtcaaatcactaccttcatata
This genomic interval carries:
- the LOC136931614 gene encoding uncharacterized protein → MGSPLGPLLANVFMCSIEETLEREGKMPTYYRRYVDDTLTIMPDKLSADNFLVTLNNCHSSLKFTMEIENDGMLPFLGIQLLNKSTQIQTKTYIKPTNTGLLLHYKSHVDDRYKRGLLKTMLDRAFRLSSNWSYFSEECDRLKIVFSRLDYPDKLVNSTITRFIADKASDQPTSRLPTATNMQDPVRLVLPFKDQASADIVRTQLNDLSQKIHKTIQPVFVSQKINQHLKLREAKPPLVNQQSLVYKFKCDLCDAGDVGFTRRHLHQSVDEHRHTSSSIGKHFRDKHSSTPKDLTTNFTILKKCNSKFDCLIYEMFFINELRPSLNVQRDSIRAKVFK